Part of the Zingiber officinale cultivar Zhangliang chromosome 6A, Zo_v1.1, whole genome shotgun sequence genome, tttaaaacatgtatatgaagGTGCAGTGGTTTAGAAGAGCAAATTATATAGAAGACATGGATTGATGGACAAATTTGATAGAAAACATGAGATGGGATATGCTTTTGATGATAAATAAAAATGCTTAAACCCAAATACAATAGTTGGTTGACAAAATCTAATGTATTACGTGCATTAGAACCATTTTTTTATTGATATATCATTTCTTAATGCCTGTTTTATTGTCAAGAGGAACATATACAAATCTTTTTGTTATCTAAAGCATATATTCATAATGTGGTTGGACAATATCAGTCGAAGTTTCTTAATGCATGTGAATCCTTCAACTCTTTTTTCTCATATGAATTAAATTGTCATAGACTATAAATTCATGTCTGATATACTACAGTAGGATGGAAACATACTTTAGGATCAGGGTGCTCTTAACTCTCAGAGGCAAACTAGGGTTTGGCTGGTACTTACAATCCTTAGATTTATTCACAGCCCATAATCCAAAAAAGGGGAAATGTTATTTCTATTAAGGGACCATATCCCTTAGATTATATAATCTGTATGTACAATTGAAATCATGTAATCGTGAGAATTAACTCTTCCAAGTGGGCAATCGTGAGAATTAGGTACTTTCACTTTTTGCAATGGTGTCTTAATGGCATTATGCTCATACGATATCCATGGAAAGGGATGGCCAACGACAGGGATGCAAGGAGTGAACATTTAGAGTGGATTGTACCCTCACCTTGCCCTGATTCCACTGTATCCTTGGCAATGTTTTCCTTGACTAATTATTCTTCAACAGAATATGTTGGAGCTGCAGAAGTAGGTTATGCTAAAGTGAATGTTTCTACCCTTTGATCTTCTTTTTTTAATGCGGTAATTTTGGTGCTGTTACCTAACTATGGAGACAACCATAAAGCTAATTCAATTGTAACTCATCAATGGATACCTATGACTGTTTTCCAAAATGTCTTGCTAGGACAGAAATAGCAGATTATATGGCTTAAACATGTTCTTTAATTTATTTGACATCACATGGCATTTCAAGGTCAGGACTCAAGCAGATAGGAGgaagaataaagaaagaaatgttAGTTTGGCATGCGTACATCTGTAGTTTATATTGATTTACTTATTGACTGGTCTCTTTAGTCGTTTAATACAATATGATAGCGCTTTTCTTGATATTATAGTAATTAGCTTTCTGCTCTGTCTGGTGCTGATGCAACATCTGTTTTGTTTATAGAACTACGCAAGAAATGAATGAAAGAATTTCCAAGGACTGGTGGCTTTCAGAAACGGACAAACTAAGGTTGAAGAAAAAACATAACAAATTGTTGACAAATATTATAGGAGGGGGTTGCACTGATTTATTACCCCAATATGTTGATTCTAAAATTAGAAAGGAAGTTGTTGAATTAGGAAATGTTGAAAATGGAAGAGTTCACATTCTTACTAATCATCGTCAAGACATAATTCACCAAGTTCCTACTCATACTGTAAGACATAATTCACCAAGTATGAATGAGAGTGCCGTTGATAATAAACACCAACAATCATTGATACCAGAAAGCAGGTTCCCATTCCAGAACCCTCAACTGGAGAGACCCATATTGAATCTCCAACTGCGTCAGTATGATCGTGTTGCAAAAGTTGTTAATAATGTTTCTGGTGGCACCGTGCACTCTGAAAAATGTTTTATCAATGACCAACATATCAAGACATCTACGACAGGACGACCTGCCAAGGATTTGCAAAAGGTGGCACACCAGGAAAAAATTACTGATCTGCATGACAAAGTAATTATTGTTGATAATGTCTCAACAGCTAAAGAAGTAGCTGTAAGACATAATTCACCAAGTATGAATGAGAGTGTCGTTGATAATAAACACCAACAATCATTGATACCAGAAAGCAGGTCCACATTCCAGAACCCTCATCCGGAGAAACCCATATTGAATCTCCAACTGCCTCAGGATGATCGTGTTGCAAAAGTTGGTAGTGGAACAGTGCACACTGAAAATTGTTTTATGAATGGCCAGCATATCACGACATCTACAATGCGACCACTTGCGAAGGATTTGCAAAAGGTGGTACACCAGATAAAAACTACCAATGTGTACGACAAAGTAATTATTGTTGATAATGTCTCAACAGCTAAAAAATTAGCTGTAAGACATAATTCAACAAGTATGAATGAGAGTGTCGCTGTAAGACATAATTCACCAAGTATGAATGAGAGTGTCATTGATAATAAACGCCGACAATCATTGATACCCAAAAGCAGGTCCACATTCCAGAACCCTCAGCTGGAGAAACCCATATTGAATCTCCAACTGCCTCAGTATGATCATGTTGCAGAAGTTGTAAATGATGTTTCTAGTGAAACCGTGCACTCTGAAAAATGTTTTATCAATGGCCAACATATCACGACATCTACAACAGGACCACCTGCCAAGGATTTGCAAAAGGTGGTACACCAGGGAAAAACTACTGATGTGTATGACAAAGTAATTATTGTTGATAATGTCTCAACAGCTAAAGAAGTAGCTCGGCTACTTATTACAGAGTACAAAAATTTCATTCATGCATGTGATACTGAGGTAAGTTATCAAGAGCACATGATCTAACTGATATTTAAGTAGCACAATTGCTTGACTCACATTCATTATGTTGCTATTGCTTTGATTTCTACATAATGTGGATATAAGGGGTGAATATACGTCCTGATTTTACCCCAATGTGGAtactattgcttttattttaCTTGATATTTAAGCAATTTATTACTTATTTGGTAGAAATTGATATCCTGAAATCGAGTCTCTAATTAAACTGAGTTATCAGCAACTACTAACTACAGATTATTGAGCTGGGCTATGTGTATCCCTCATCATCATTGAAATTTTGTTAAGTTCATCTGTCCCCTATATTATAAGGCACCATCCTTAGTGTTTAATATATGGGTCACTTATTTAGTGTTTAATATATTTATCAGTTCTAAAGCAATCCAAGTGTATAGATTCTTTTATGATGTTTACAGATAAATACCTTTtacagttatttttttttttatttgcaatTTCTAGCTTCATATcatctctctctctttttaaaaaagatttattTGATCTTTTCTCTCATAGGTAGCCAATATTGATGTGAAGTCCGACACACCAGTTGGACATGGGGATGTTATATGCTTCAGTATCTACTCTGGTCCACTGGCAGACTTTGGAAATGGAAAGTCTTGTGTTTGGGTTGATGTTCTTGATGGTGGAGTGGAAGTGTTAATGGAGTTTGCTCCATTTTTTCAAGATCCTTCTATCAAGAAGGTGTAGTTCATTGTTGGTTTATCCACTTCAATATGCTAAAATTCTACTCCTGTCTCATGTTTTCACTATTGAACAGTTACTAAAGCTATGATTTTTTGGAAAATGGTAGAGTAGGTATCCTATATGCCTAATGATGTATATTTTAGAAGTATTGTGTGGTTCTTCTGACATTCTCTAGATTGGTTTCGTAGTGCTGCATGTGAATGTATATTTTTGACATCATCAAATATTTTGATTGCATCTTCTTGGAATTGTAGCTGTTTTTTGTTTGTGCTGCATTGGTcaagcaccttcttttcctttaggcatattgtttgttttgcatatGACTCTAGCAATGGTGGATATGTAATCTTTCATTTTAAGTCTCAGCAAGCTTTTGAGCTTGGTCTGGACTCTGGACACAGTGCTTACCTTTATCCACATcgtttctaaattaaattatgaaaGATAGCTGTTTGTCACTGTTATTTCTTATTCTTTCAATTATGCTACATAGATTGTTGATTCGAGTTTGAGGATTAGTACTTCCTAGATTAAGAtcattatttgttttatgataatcTTATCTATACCAGTGCTTCTTCCTCTCAGTTGGAATAAGGCATGCTCGTATTCAAAGTTGTGTGATACTAAATGTATTTCTCTTCAATAACATGTAGGTTTGGCATAATTATAGCTTTGATAGTCATATAATAGGAAACAATGGGATCAAGCTTGCTGGGTTCCATGCGGATACCATGCATCTTGCACGACTTTTTGATTCTTCTAGGACAATCGATGGGGGTTATTCACTTGAAGCACTTACAAGTGACCCAAAGATCATGTCTCAAGGAAACTCAGATGATGATGTTGAATTAATCAGTGGGAAAATGTCAATGAAATCCATCTTTGGtaagaaaaaattaaagaaagatgGAACTGAAGGAAAaattatcacacttcctcctgtTGAagttctacaaagagaagaacgAAAATCGTGGATCAGATATTCTGCTTTAGATGCAATGAATACATTAAAACTTTTTAATCGCTTGAAAGAAAAACTTATGCATGTACCATGGTTTTATAAAGGCAGTTTACAAGGAACAATGTATAACTTCTATGAAAACTGCTGGCGCCCTTTTGGTGTTCTATTAGTAAAGATGGAATCTGAAGGAATTCTGGTCGATAAAGTCCATCTATCAAAGATTGAAAAGCTCGCTGTTGGTGATAAGCAAATAGTTGCAGATAAATTCAGACGGTGGGCATCCAAGTACTGTGAGGATGCCAAGTATATGAATGTGGGAAGTGATACTCAAATAAGGCAGCTGCTATTTGATGACACATCGAGGAGGTACTTAATATTTCTTTTTGCTATAGTCGTTTCTAACATTTTTACATTGTCATATGGCCACAGCCAAGTAGTACCTAAAGTTGATTACTAGACTTCCAAAATTTTCCAATGAAGTTTATAGCATTTTGACAGATTGTTTTTAGCTTCCAGTTTGTTGACTGTCAATTTGTATTGAGATTGGTAGAAGCCCCAGATTTGATCATTTAGCTAGAGTAATCATGTCTTGTTTGACTATTTCATCTATAAATGCTTTATATATTGCCTGTCCACCAGTACTTGGAAGACCAAATTGATCTTGTTGGTTTTCAAGTTGCATGTTGCAGTGATGGAAGACGGTAGAAGTATTGTGAAAAAAATCTTATGTTTTGTTCAGATTTGCTTGATAAAGCTTTTCTATGTTTGTGCAAGTGGTATATGCGTGCACCAATCAAGGTTGCTTGATGCTATGATTGTTACACATCAAGTTAATCACATTGTTTATGAACTGCTTTACCTGTTTACCAGATGAGTTCACCCCAATTTTTGAATCAACAAGTCTGTAATTTTAACCTTTTTGTCATTATGTTTTGCAGAGGTCGAAATGATATGAATTTTGAGTCAAAGCCAGAGTCAAAGTCATTTAAGGTTCCTAATACTGAGAAAATTGTTGAAGAAGGGAAGAAGACTCCTCTCAAGTATCGTACAATTCATCTACATAAGATTTGTGAAGGTTTGCAAACTGATATGTATACAGCCAGTGGGTTTCCGTCTGTAAGTGCTGATGCTCTAAAAGTATTTGCTGGAAACATCCCCAGCAATCAGATTTTTCGGATCGATAATGCATGTAAAGATGAGTATGTCACTGAAGAAGGGATAATGGACGACCAGAATCTGTCAGATACAGGGACAGATTATGAAGACTGCTCTTATGGTACTGCATTTGAGGCATTTGGAGGAGGCAATAAAGGAAGGGAGGCCTGTGAAGCTATTGCTGCTCTTTGTGAAACTTCTGCCATTGATTCACTGATAACAAATTTCATTATTCCCTTGCAGGTAAATTGATGAAACATATGTTCTCGCTTGCAAAATTTTTGTATGAAGTGGAGAAATGTTGCCTGCATTTAAGTAAATTTTCCTGGTTAACAATAGTAAATTTTCCTGGTCATTTAATTCTGCATTTAGGTATGTAAAATATTTGCAACACAATGTAAATATTGCTTGTTAAGGTCTTTTGGGGTGTCAGTCATAAATTttgaagttttattttaaaacacTTAGACAACTGCTGTTCCTGACATTTTTTAAAGAAGCAGACTTGCAAGTGTATCAGTAGTCCTACGGGTTTGTATTTTTTCTCATTTAACTTTCCCAAAAGCTGGTGCAACTGGAATTCCCCTCAATCCAACTATACTGACTTTGTCTTTGATTCCTAGGTTAATGATTGAATTGACTGGTCCTGTTTTTGAAATTCTGGCTGATGATCTGTTTTATGTTTTCCCTGTTGGTTTTATTAATTGATGTTGATCCTTATGTTGGTTTATTATGATTTTAGGAAAATCATATTTCCTGTGTCCATGGGAGAATTCATTGTTCTCTGAACATCAACACTGAAACTGGGCGCTTATCAGCTAGGAGACCAAACTTGCAGGTTAGTTTATTCTCTCTGGCATGTTGTGGTTACTCGGTAGTTGCAACACTTTGTGATCAGTGTTCTGTGATCTTGATAATACCtccatcatttctttattctcttCATGGCTTCTCATCTATTTGGTACTTGCTTTGCTGCAAATTTTGTTGAGAATTTTTTAATCtttatcaatataaaatcattgtttaatataattttatataatagCTAAAGATGTTCATGCGAGTTCCTTGGTGCTTAAACCAAATGACATATTTCTCTAGATAGGCTTGGTTTGAGGTATTTAAGGACACAAGGTATTTGTACATGACCTGCCAAGTGTAGGGGTGTTTTTCAATCCTTCATTGGAAAATATTTTAACCTGAAAAAACTGTAAATTTGTATTTGGTAAAATAAGAAGGAAATGAGATTCATCCTGTAACTTCGCATCACTAGCTTGGATTGACCTGTTTGATGTCTGACTGCTATCCTACCCATCTTGTTTACCCCACATAGGGTGGAGCAGGAAGGCCTTgctaatcaacttcttcttgtctGATTGTTTTATGATAAAAAGGAATAGGTAACTATAGGAAATTAAGAATAAAGTAGTATATATATACCGAAAAAAGCTagttagcctttttttttttttgatattagcTAGACAGCCTTCCCAGCCGTCCTCCAAAATATCATCCTTAGTCAAAAAAGCTAGTTAGCTGTATTGGCTTTATTGATCATGTCAGTGTTAATAACCTGCttggaatttttttattttttactacaTGCAGTTGAAATTGTGAACGGTAATAACAAATTACTGACTTGCAGTTTGAATGTTATTTGTCAAAATAAAATATGCTTCTGAACCATCTAGATGTATAAAGGACTGCAAGATTTCTAACAAATTAAGTTGGATTGTAGATTTAGTTATTTACGTTATTATCTCTTCAATATTCAATAGCACTAAAGTGAAGTCCATCTCCATTTTGTAGAAACTTGGGAATTTGCATGTATGGACAATTATTATATGTGCTCAGTTATGCATTGAATTTGCATTTATCAGTTTGAATCCTTGGTATTAGGTTTTTGTGTAATAACCTGTGTGTTACagcaaaaatttatttatgttaaatgagGTGCCCTTTTTGTTGTCTAACCAGAATCAACCTGCACTGGAGAAGGATAGGTACAAAATTCGGCAGGCTTTTATTGCTGAACCAGGAAAATCTCTTATAGTTGCTGATTATGGGCAGGTTAGCGAGCTCAATATTTACTTGTAACTTCTTTTGGCTTTGTGAGGAATTATCTTATGttgtttttgttaattaaaataattaaagctGGAGCTTAGGATCTTAGCACATCTTGCGGACTGCAAAAGCATGTTGGAGGCCTTTAAAGCTGGTGGAGATTTCCATTCTAGAACAGCTATGAATATGTATGCGCATGTGCGTGAGGCTGTCAAAAATAAGAGAGTTCTTCTTGAGTGGGATCGTCAACCTGGAGAAGACAAGCCTCCAGTTCCTTTATTGAAAGTAAGCTTCCAATAATATTTCAAAAGACTTATTTATGCAGGTAAATTTTTAGAAGCATTGTTATGAGATAATATGACAGTGTTGACTGTCGATCACTTCTCTTATGTTTATTCCGTTTCACTTACTTTGCTGGTGCTCTATTTTAGCAATATTTTTTCTGCAATCCATCAGCTTCTCTTGCCCTTTTTATTTGCTTTTCTCTGTCTGACAACTATGAGCTTATGCCAGGACGTCAAATGGGATTACAACCCTTAGATATCTAACCACTAGGCCTAACAAGTTTACTTAAAAATTAGGTAAATGGATTATTTAGAAATCTCAAGGTCCATATTATTAATGTTTAAAATCTGGCTAGGCCATCTGAGTTGGTAAATTTCGTATTCTGGTTAACTTTGTCAATGATCCATGTGTGGCAAATCCTCTTATTTAAGCCAGACTTACAAATCTATGAAATTCTTACTTTTTCTAATAACAAACTTTTTTCTGCCTTACATTTACAAGGTTCATTTTCCTTTATCTTCTTTGACATATATTTTCACCATCTTGTTGTTGGGTGGATAATCATTTTTCCATTGACATTTGTGCTTTACTAATCAGGGAACAGGAAATGTAATTAGAGTACTTtattgtgttggtttttagtagaTGGAACAATCTGAAAGGTCTGTTTGCTACCTCGTTGATCTCATTATCTCTGTCATCAATACAAGATGTTAAGTTAGGTTTGCTCGAGAGACCAGCTGGACCAACCGTCACCTACCAAACTGCTGTGTTTCTGATATTTGTACCAATTAGTTATAATTACTAATTTGCATTGAGGGACCAAACTTAACCTACCAAATTACTTTGTGTTGCTGATATCTGTTCTATTTAGTTATAATTACTAATTTGCCTGGAACTTTGCCGTGCTAATGAACTATGTACTTAGTAGTTGTTGCTACGACTATTAATATATTATTAGTGTTCAATAGCTGCAACACCATGCTAAATATCATCATGCCTATTATCTGTGTTCATTATCATAATTTTGAAGGGAGCTCTTTTGATAGCCTCGCAGAGTTTAGTATAAGTCCAATTTTATAATTCTAGGATGGCAAATTCTCACACATTCCTTAGTTTCCTTAGTTTTATCTTGTTTATCATAAGATAGTCAAATATATGATTgctatgatttatttatttaacactCTAAATTTTGTCCAATTGTTTTTCCTGTCTAGGATGCTTTTGCTTCCGAGAGAAGGAAGGCTAAGATGCTTAATTTTTCTATTGCATATGGAAAAACTCCAGTAGGCCTTTCTCGTGATTGGAAGGTAATTTCATGATAACTTGTAAGATCTAACTTCGACAACAATTTCTCAATGTAGCAATAATAAATATATGTATGTATTGGTCCATCCATGTCTTATTTTATTCTGTGATATAGTTGAAGTTAGGTAACATCTGTGTAACATTTTATGCTTATGATCAAATTTGAATGTCCAAATTATTTCATTCCATGATTAACCTCAGCCATTAGTCACTTCTGTAGTTCAGAGGCTTGGCTCTGAAAGAACAAATATTTCTGAATTATGTATTGTTATTGTATTGCGATGTCGTGGTGTCTTATGTGATACCCGTGACAGTATCCTTGGTAAAATTTGGCATAGAAGTTATCTTGCATGTTATCTGATACCCGATGACctgtttttattttttgtataTTCTTCTCTTGGGCATGTGAGTGACTGcatttctaaatttaataagCACAGGATGTCTAAAAGGCTACAACTGTACCTTCTTGAAATGTCTACTCTACTCATTCAGTTGCAGAGTCCTAACAGTTGTGTTAATACATGTCCACTACAACAGAATCTGGTGCTTGTGTTGCTGACATGGTCATTAATTCAATTGTCAGTTACATTATAATCACATTTGCTTGCTGCTGCTCATTTCCTGACATTAATATGTCATCCATTTGGTGTCTGCAGCCTAAACATGGCTTCCTATATAATGGCTATGTGCAATAAATACTGAGATGTGCTATGGTGAAGCTTTTTTTTTCAATAGTCCATGGAGAAAATGTTTGGTAGATTTAATATTGCATTCCCAATCAAGGTTGACAAAATGAAGAGTCT contains:
- the LOC121997574 gene encoding DNA polymerase I A, chloroplastic-like isoform X2 codes for the protein MVIGVSTHVGVRGRFSPSPSYLWLSSCLHHGASGSRPILPIRPVACCTGTTQEMNERISKDWWLSETDKLRLKKKHNKLLTNIIGGGCTDLLPQYVDSKIRKEVVELGNVENGRVHILTNHRQDIIHQVPTHTVRHNSPSMNESAVDNKHQQSLIPESRFPFQNPQLERPILNLQLRQYDRVAKVVNNVSGGTVHSEKCFINDQHIKTSTTGRPAKDLQKVAHQEKITDLHDKVIIVDNVSTAKEVAVRHNSPSMNESVVDNKHQQSLIPESRSTFQNPHPEKPILNLQLPQDDRVAKVGSGTVHTENCFMNGQHITTSTMRPLAKDLQKVVHQIKTTNVYDKVIIVDNVSTAKKLAVRHNSTSMNESVAVRHNSPSMNESVIDNKRRQSLIPKSRSTFQNPQLEKPILNLQLPQYDHVAEVVNDVSSETVHSEKCFINGQHITTSTTGPPAKDLQKVVHQGKTTDVYDKVIIVDNVSTAKEVARLLITEYKNFIHACDTEVANIDVKSDTPVGHGDVICFSIYSGPLADFGNGKSCVWVDVLDGGVEVLMEFAPFFQDPSIKKVWHNYSFDSHIIGNNGIKLAGFHADTMHLARLFDSSRTIDGGYSLEALTSDPKIMSQGNSDDDVELISGKMSMKSIFGKKKLKKDGTEGKIITLPPVEVLQREERKSWIRYSALDAMNTLKLFNRLKEKLMHVPWFYKGSLQGTMYNFYENCWRPFGVLLVKMESEGILVDKVHLSKIEKLAVGDKQIVADKFRRWASKYCEDAKYMNVGSDTQIRQLLFDDTSRRGRNDMNFESKPESKSFKVPNTEKIVEEGKKTPLKYRTIHLHKICEGLQTDMYTASGFPSVSADALKVFAGNIPSNQIFRIDNACKDEYVTEEGIMDDQNLSDTGTDYEDCSYGTAFEAFGGGNKGREACEAIAALCETSAIDSLITNFIIPLQENHISCVHGRIHCSLNINTETGRLSARRPNLQNQPALEKDRYKIRQAFIAEPGKSLIVADYGQLELRILAHLADCKSMLEAFKAGGDFHSRTAMNMYAHVREAVKNKRVLLEWDRQPGEDKPPVPLLKDAFASERRKAKMLNFSIAYGKTPVGLSRDWKVSLKEAKETLDLWYKERKEVMKWQDRQKKEVWETGCVKTLLGRSRHFTSMINSKSQRGHIERAAINTPVQGSAADVAMCAMLEIDRNVHLKELGWKLLLQLDSCQHQFRYEYKRLAWFTKLLSIRVPEKGMQANAAIVCFAKGCF
- the LOC121997574 gene encoding DNA polymerase I A, chloroplastic-like isoform X1 translates to MVIGVSTHVGVRGRFSPSPSYLWLSSCLHHGASGSRPILPIRPVACCTGTTQEMNERISKDWWLSETDKLRLKKKHNKLLTNIIGGGCTDLLPQYVDSKIRKEVVELGNVENGRVHILTNHRQDIIHQVPTHTVRHNSPSMNESAVDNKHQQSLIPESRFPFQNPQLERPILNLQLRQYDRVAKVVNNVSGGTVHSEKCFINDQHIKTSTTGRPAKDLQKVAHQEKITDLHDKVIIVDNVSTAKEVAVRHNSPSMNESVVDNKHQQSLIPESRSTFQNPHPEKPILNLQLPQDDRVAKVGSGTVHTENCFMNGQHITTSTMRPLAKDLQKVVHQIKTTNVYDKVIIVDNVSTAKKLAVRHNSTSMNESVAVRHNSPSMNESVIDNKRRQSLIPKSRSTFQNPQLEKPILNLQLPQYDHVAEVVNDVSSETVHSEKCFINGQHITTSTTGPPAKDLQKVVHQGKTTDVYDKVIIVDNVSTAKEVARLLITEYKNFIHACDTEVANIDVKSDTPVGHGDVICFSIYSGPLADFGNGKSCVWVDVLDGGVEVLMEFAPFFQDPSIKKVWHNYSFDSHIIGNNGIKLAGFHADTMHLARLFDSSRTIDGGYSLEALTSDPKIMSQGNSDDDVELISGKMSMKSIFGKKKLKKDGTEGKIITLPPVEVLQREERKSWIRYSALDAMNTLKLFNRLKEKLMHVPWFYKGSLQGTMYNFYENCWRPFGVLLVKMESEGILVDKVHLSKIEKLAVGDKQIVADKFRRWASKYCEDAKYMNVGSDTQIRQLLFDDTSRRGRNDMNFESKPESKSFKVPNTEKIVEEGKKTPLKYRTIHLHKICEGLQTDMYTASGFPSVSADALKVFAGNIPSNQIFRIDNACKDEYVTEEGIMDDQNLSDTGTDYEDCSYGTAFEAFGGGNKGREACEAIAALCETSAIDSLITNFIIPLQENHISCVHGRIHCSLNINTETGRLSARRPNLQNQPALEKDRYKIRQAFIAEPGKSLIVADYGQLELRILAHLADCKSMLEAFKAGGDFHSRTAMNMYAHVREAVKNKRVLLEWDRQPGEDKPPVPLLKDAFASERRKAKMLNFSIAYGKTPVGLSRDWKVSLKEAKETLDLWYKERKEVMKWQDRQKKEVWETGCVKTLLGRSRHFTSMINSKSQRGHIERAAINTPVQGSAADVAMCAMLEIDRNVHLKELGWKLLLQVHDEVMLEGPAESAELAKSIVVECMSKPFWGENILKVDLAVDAKCAQSWYAAK